A DNA window from Arachis duranensis cultivar V14167 chromosome 3, aradu.V14167.gnm2.J7QH, whole genome shotgun sequence contains the following coding sequences:
- the LOC107480345 gene encoding uncharacterized protein LOC107480345, with the protein MDFDEYEYLEKTVEDHDDKDSSKLKKKDSTDRTDRSYRKRDVDDDLDAADDKRTKRSRHDDDDTTGSKRDRDRDRERSSRDRERHRSEREKDRDRDRDGERSSREKEKERDRDKDRERRDRDRDRDRDKERERRDREREKERERREREREKEKEKEREERERSRRSRSRSQRDRDREREPDFESRDGRRFRDKKEAAEPEADPERDQRTVFAYQMPLKATERDVYEFFSKAGKVRDVRLIMDRNSRRSKGVGYIEFYDAMSVPMAIALSGQLLLGQPVMVKPSEAEKNLVQSTASTGAAGVAGPYGAMDRKLYVGNLHFNMTESQLREIFEPFGPVEVVQLPLDLETGHCKGFGFVQFAHLEHAKAAQNLNGKLEIAGRTIKVSSVTDHVGSQDTTAKSADLDDDEGGLALNAQSRALLMQKLADRHGLPGSNGVPAVNGAVPIQPTMGLPIGNPGIIPAPALPTQILPAPVAEPVGIPSECLLLKNMFDPSTETEPDFDIDIKEDVEEECSKYGRVKHIYVDKRSAGFVYLRFETVEAASAAQRAMHLRWFARRLISAVFMQPQVYEAKFKGED; encoded by the exons atggACTTCGACGAGTACGAATACTTGGAGAAGACAGTGGAGGACCACGACGACAAAGACTCCTCTAAGCTCAAGAAGAAGGACTCCACCGACAGAACAGATAGGTCTTACCGCAAGCGTGACGTTGACGACGATCTCGACGCTGCCGACGACAAGCGCACCAAGCGCTCCAGGCACGACGACGACGACACCACTGGCTCCAAGAGGGACCGTGACCGTGACCGCGAACGGTCCAGCCGTGACAGGGAGCGCCACCGCAGTGAGAGGGAGAAGGATAGGGATAGGGATAGGGACGGGGAGAGGAGcagcagagaaaaagagaaggagagggATCGGGATAAGGACAGAGAGAGGAGGGACAGAGACAGAGATAGAGATAGGGACAAGGAGAGGGAGAGGAGAGATAGGGAGAGAGAAAAGGAACGCGAGAgaagggagagggagagggagaaggaaaaggagaaagagagagaggagagagagagatccAGGAGGAGCAGGAGTCGTTCCcagagagacagagacagagaaagaGAACCAGATTTCGAATCTCGCGATGGCCG gAGGTTTAGGGATAAAAAAGAGGCTGCGGAGCCCGAGGCAGACCCAGAAAGGGATCAGAGAACTGTTTTTGCCTATCAG ATGCCCTTAAAAGCAACAGAGAGAGATGTATATGAATTCTTCTCAAAAGCTGGCAAG GTTAGAGATGTTCGTCTGATCATGGATAGAAACTCAAGACGTTCTAAAGGAGTTGG GTacattgaattttatgatgcaATGTCAGTGCCAATGGCAATTGCTCTTTCTGGCCAGCTTCTTCTTGGTCAACCTGTAATGGTGAAACCTTCTGAGGCTGAAAAGAACCTTGTTCAATCTACTGCTTCCACTGGAGCTGCTGGCGTAGCAGGACCATATGGTGCCATGGACAGAAAGCTGTATGTGGGCAATCTTCATTTCAACATGACTGAGAGTCAGCTGCGAGAG atTTTTGAGCCATTTGGGCCGGTGGAGGTTGTACAACTGCCTCTTGACTTGGAGACAGGACACTGCAAAGGTTTTGGGTTTGTTCAA TTTGCCCATCTTGAACATGCCAAGGCAGCACAGAATTTAAACGGAAAATTGGAGATTGCTGGCAGGACTATCAAG GTTTCATCTGTAACTGATCATGTTGGGAGCCAAGATACAACTGCAAAATCTGCAGatcttgatgatgatgaaggtGGATTG GCTTTAAATGCACAATCAAGAGCATTGCTTATGCAGAAGTTGGCAGACCGCCATGGCCTTCCTGGAAG CAATGGGGTGCCTGCTGTGAATGGGGCTGTTCCTATTCAGCCAACCATGGGTTTGCCTATTGGTAATCCAGGTATAATACCTGCACCTGCTCTCCCAACTCAAATTTTGCCTGCTCCAGTGGCAGAACCTGTAGGGATCCCCAGTGAGTGTTTGCTGTTGAAGAATATGTTTGACCCTAGCACCGAG ACTGAGCCAGATTTTGATATAGACATTAAAGAGGATGTAGAAGAAGAGTGTTCTAAATATGGCCGGGTGAAGCATATTTATGTTGACAA AAGAAGTGCGGGTTTTGTATATTTGCGGTTTGAAACGGTGGAAGCAGCAAGCGCTGCACAACGGGCAATGCACTTGAGATGGTTTGCACGCAGATTGATTTCAGCTGTGTTCATG CAACCTCAGGTCTACGAAGCTAAGTTTAAAGGAGAAGACTGA